CCGTGGCTTTTTCTTCGCTCATGGTCGAGCCCGGCGCCAACGTGTTGACGCGAATGTTATCATTGCCCAGCTCGCGTGCGAGCACGCGGCTGAAACCGACCACGGCCGCTTTGGATGTCACGTAATGCATCATCGTCAAACCGCCGTTGAACGCCATGTTCGAGGAAATATTAACCACGCTGCCCTGCTTACGCTTTTGCATAGCCGGCACGATCGCTTTGCTCGCCAGCCACAATCCTTTCACGTTCACCGCCATGATGCGATCCCAGGCTTCTTCGGTGATATCTTGCCACGTGCCCTTCTCCGCCGGCACGCTCATGAAGATCGCCGCGTTGTTGATCAAGCCGTCGATTTGACCGCAGGCTTCGAGAGTTTTCTTGGCCATTTCTTGGCAGCTAGCGGAATTCGCC
The nucleotide sequence above comes from Deltaproteobacteria bacterium. Encoded proteins:
- a CDS encoding SDR family oxidoreductase, which gives rise to MGLLDGKVVVVTGGGHGIGKAYCMGIAREGGTAVAADIDEKAADGVAKAIKDKGGKALATRVDVANSASCQEMAKKTLEACGQIDGLINNAAIFMSVPAEKGTWQDITEEAWDRIMAVNVKGLWLASKAIVPAMQKRKQGSVVNISSNMAFNGGLTMMHYVTSKAAVVGFSRVLARELGNDNIRVNTLAPGSTMSEEKATDEAVKNYERSASTRILKRIEEPEDLVGTALYLLSDLSKFVTGQTILVNGGAVLH